A stretch of the Streptomyces sp. NBC_00078 genome encodes the following:
- a CDS encoding phosphatase PAP2 family protein, whose product MRDTPRPQGTVGDIRTGPPQLRPGRALAHTHGASSSGSPHRSDSRPPQTPRGGRRSDLIGRPGTTPPVPGRPASFLLLLGLPALLFALITWQVVSDGLLLRVDRRVSLALAHPDRFSELLSDLGNVQVAVPVLAVVLAYAAWRGRTSGMYRWWLPPLAAALVMALVPALIVPLKALIDRPGTPVMPPATGYYPSGHTATSAVAYGSATLLLLPWLRTAYARRELVIACAVVTFAVGFGLVRRGYHWPLDVVASWCLCTVLLTSLWIFLVRVGHTAGRRESATEDE is encoded by the coding sequence ATGAGAGATACACCCCGCCCACAGGGGACTGTGGGCGACATCAGGACGGGGCCTCCCCAGCTTCGGCCTGGTCGTGCCCTCGCGCACACACACGGAGCTTCCAGCTCCGGATCTCCTCACCGATCGGACAGTCGCCCGCCCCAAACCCCCCGGGGTGGGCGTCGATCCGATCTGATCGGCCGCCCCGGAACCACCCCCCCTGTTCCGGGGCGGCCGGCCTCCTTCCTTCTCCTTCTCGGGCTTCCCGCCCTTCTTTTCGCGCTGATCACCTGGCAGGTCGTCTCCGACGGCCTGCTTCTGCGCGTGGACCGAAGGGTCAGCCTCGCCCTCGCGCACCCGGACCGCTTCTCCGAGCTTCTCTCAGACCTGGGCAATGTCCAGGTCGCGGTGCCGGTGCTCGCCGTCGTCCTGGCCTACGCGGCCTGGCGGGGCCGGACGTCCGGGATGTACCGCTGGTGGCTGCCGCCCCTCGCGGCGGCTCTCGTGATGGCGCTGGTCCCGGCCCTGATCGTGCCCCTCAAGGCACTGATCGACCGCCCGGGCACCCCCGTGATGCCCCCGGCGACCGGCTACTACCCGTCCGGCCACACCGCGACGTCCGCCGTCGCCTACGGCTCGGCGACCCTGCTCCTGCTCCCCTGGCTGCGCACGGCTTACGCCCGCCGCGAGCTGGTCATCGCCTGCGCCGTCGTCACGTTCGCCGTCGGGTTCGGCCTGGTCCGGCGCGGCTACCACTGGCCACTGGACGTCGTGGCCAGCTGGTGCCTGTGCACGGTGCTGCTCACGTCTTTGTGGATCTTCCTGGTTCGCGTCGGCCACACGGCCGGCCGACGCGAGAGCGCCACGGAGGACGAGTAG
- a CDS encoding ABC transporter permease yields the protein MATLSEAPPLAPVPEKKPPRKRGRLVPYWLLLPGLLWLVIFFALPMIYQASTSVQTGSLEEGYKVTWHLATYWDAMSEYWPQFLRSILYAGAATILCLVLGYPLAYLIAFRAGRWRNLIMVLVIAPFFTSFLIRTLAWKTILADSGPVVSTLNTLHLLDVTNWLGWTSGDRVLATPLAVVCGLTYNFLPFMILPLYTSLERIDGRLHEAAGDLYAKPWTTFRKVTFPLSMPGVVSGTLLTFIPAAGDYVNAELLGSTDTRMIGNVIQTQFLRILDYPTAAALSFILMAAILLMVTIYIRRAGTEDLV from the coding sequence ATGGCCACGCTCAGTGAGGCGCCACCCCTGGCGCCGGTCCCCGAGAAGAAGCCCCCGCGCAAGCGGGGCCGCCTGGTGCCGTACTGGCTCCTGCTCCCCGGTCTCCTGTGGCTGGTCATCTTCTTCGCGTTGCCGATGATCTACCAGGCCTCCACGTCCGTGCAGACGGGCTCCCTGGAGGAGGGCTACAAGGTCACCTGGCACCTCGCCACCTACTGGGACGCGATGTCCGAGTACTGGCCGCAGTTCCTGCGCTCGATCCTGTACGCCGGCGCCGCGACGATCCTGTGCCTCGTTCTCGGCTACCCGCTCGCGTACCTGATCGCCTTCCGCGCGGGCCGCTGGCGGAACCTGATCATGGTCCTGGTGATCGCGCCGTTCTTCACCAGCTTCCTCATCCGCACCCTCGCCTGGAAGACGATCCTCGCGGACAGCGGACCGGTGGTGAGCACCCTCAACACGCTGCACCTCCTGGACGTCACCAACTGGCTCGGCTGGACCTCCGGCGACCGTGTGCTGGCCACCCCGCTCGCGGTGGTCTGCGGACTGACGTACAACTTCCTGCCGTTCATGATCCTGCCGCTCTACACCTCGCTGGAACGCATCGACGGGCGGCTCCACGAGGCGGCCGGCGACCTGTACGCCAAGCCCTGGACCACCTTCCGCAAGGTGACCTTCCCGCTGTCGATGCCCGGTGTGGTCTCCGGAACGCTGCTGACCTTCATTCCGGCGGCCGGCGACTACGTCAACGCCGAACTCCTCGGCTCCACCGACACCCGCATGATCGGAAACGTCATCCAGACCCAGTTCCTGAGAATTCTGGACTATCCGACGGCCGCTGCCCTCTCCTTCATCCTCATGGCAGCGATTCTGCTCATGGTGACCATCTACATTCGCCGGGCCGGGACGGAGGATCTGGTCTAA
- a CDS encoding FAD-binding oxidoreductase — MPLNSGGNAPRPPSWTKSLSDAQPVPYWLEDPGKPHPEPALTGAETCDLLVVGGGYSGLWTALIAKERDPGRDVVLLEGREVGWAASGRNGGFCAASLTHGLPNGLTRWPDEIRTLQELGARNLDEIEKAVARHSLDCDFERTGEIDVATETYQARELRDWYEEMEREGLADGVEFLEAEAVREQVDSPTFQAGLWDRGGVAMLHPAKLAWGLKRACLALGVRVYEHTPALALKPYGAGMAVRTSYGFVRARKVALGTNIFPNLVRRVRAYTVPVYDYALMTEPLSDEQLASIGWKNRQGLGDSANQFHYFRLSADNRILWGGYDAVHHYGGRVRAEYDDRPETYAKLARHFFTCFPQLEGVRFTHAWGGAIDTCSRFSAFFGTAHHGNVAYAAGYTGLGVGATRFGAEVMLDLLAGERTERTELEMVRKKPLPFPPEPFAWTGIALTKWSLARADAQGGRRNLWLRTMDRVGLGFDS; from the coding sequence ATGCCCCTGAATTCTGGGGGAAATGCCCCCAGACCCCCTAGTTGGACAAAGTCACTCTCCGACGCACAGCCGGTCCCGTACTGGCTGGAAGACCCCGGCAAGCCCCACCCCGAGCCCGCGCTCACCGGCGCCGAGACCTGCGACCTGCTGGTCGTCGGCGGCGGCTACAGCGGACTGTGGACCGCGCTCATCGCCAAGGAGCGCGACCCCGGACGGGATGTCGTCCTGCTGGAAGGCCGCGAGGTGGGCTGGGCCGCCTCGGGCCGCAACGGCGGCTTCTGCGCCGCCTCCCTCACCCACGGCCTGCCCAACGGACTGACCCGCTGGCCGGACGAGATCCGCACACTGCAGGAGCTGGGCGCCCGCAACCTCGACGAGATCGAGAAGGCGGTCGCCCGCCACTCGCTGGACTGCGACTTCGAGCGCACCGGCGAGATCGACGTGGCCACCGAGACGTACCAGGCGCGGGAACTGCGCGACTGGTACGAGGAGATGGAGCGCGAGGGCCTCGCCGACGGCGTCGAGTTCCTGGAGGCCGAAGCGGTGCGGGAACAAGTCGACTCGCCGACCTTCCAGGCGGGCCTGTGGGACCGCGGGGGCGTGGCCATGCTCCACCCGGCCAAGCTCGCCTGGGGCCTGAAGCGTGCCTGCCTCGCGCTCGGCGTGCGCGTCTACGAGCACACTCCGGCCCTGGCCCTGAAGCCGTACGGCGCCGGCATGGCCGTACGCACCTCCTACGGTTTCGTCCGCGCCCGCAAGGTCGCGCTCGGCACCAACATCTTCCCGAACCTGGTCAGGCGCGTACGGGCGTACACCGTCCCGGTCTACGACTACGCGCTGATGACCGAGCCGCTGAGCGACGAACAGCTGGCGTCGATCGGCTGGAAGAACCGCCAGGGCCTCGGGGACAGCGCCAACCAGTTCCACTACTTCCGGCTGTCCGCCGACAACCGGATCCTGTGGGGCGGTTACGACGCGGTCCACCACTACGGCGGCCGGGTGCGCGCCGAGTACGACGACCGCCCGGAGACGTACGCCAAGCTGGCCCGGCACTTCTTCACCTGTTTCCCGCAGCTGGAGGGCGTCCGCTTCACGCACGCCTGGGGCGGCGCGATCGACACCTGCTCGCGCTTCTCCGCGTTCTTCGGCACCGCACACCACGGCAACGTCGCCTACGCGGCGGGCTACACGGGTCTCGGCGTGGGTGCCACGCGTTTCGGTGCCGAGGTGATGCTGGACCTGCTGGCGGGGGAGCGCACGGAGCGCACCGAGCTGGAGATGGTCCGCAAGAAGCCCCTGCCGTTCCCGCCCGAGCCCTTCGCCTGGACCGGTATCGCGCTCACCAAGTGGTCGCTGGCCCGCGCCGATGCACAGGGCGGCCGGCGCAACCTCTGGCTGCGGACGATGGACAGGGTGGGCCTCGGGTTCGACAGCTGA
- a CDS encoding ABC transporter permease, with the protein MPVVNWLKRHLVVIAGLVTLGYLLLPNVIVTVFSFNKPKGRFNYQWQQFSTDAWKDPCGVADMCGSLSISLQIAFWATAGATILGTMIAFALVRYRFRARGTVNSLIFLPMAMPEVVMAASLLTLFLNLGAQLGFWTILIAHVMFCLSFVVVAVKARVMSMDPRLEQAAQDLYAGPAQTFLRVTLPIAAPGIAAGALLSFALSFDDFIITNFNAGSTVTFPMFVWGSAQRGTPVQINVIGTAMFLVAVLLVLSSMLISNRRNKQKA; encoded by the coding sequence ATGCCTGTCGTCAACTGGCTCAAGCGCCATCTCGTCGTCATCGCGGGACTGGTGACGCTCGGATATCTGCTGCTGCCGAACGTCATCGTCACGGTGTTCTCCTTCAACAAACCCAAGGGCCGCTTCAACTACCAGTGGCAGCAGTTCTCCACGGACGCCTGGAAGGACCCGTGCGGGGTCGCCGACATGTGCGGGTCGCTGTCGATCAGCCTCCAGATCGCCTTCTGGGCGACGGCCGGCGCCACGATCCTCGGCACGATGATCGCGTTCGCGCTGGTCCGCTACCGGTTCCGCGCGCGGGGCACGGTGAACTCGCTGATCTTCCTGCCGATGGCGATGCCCGAGGTCGTCATGGCGGCCTCGCTGCTCACCCTGTTCCTCAACCTGGGTGCCCAGCTGGGCTTCTGGACGATCCTGATCGCCCACGTCATGTTCTGCCTCAGCTTCGTCGTCGTCGCCGTCAAGGCGCGCGTGATGTCGATGGACCCGCGCCTGGAGCAGGCGGCGCAGGACCTCTACGCCGGTCCCGCGCAGACCTTCCTGCGCGTCACCCTGCCCATCGCCGCGCCCGGGATCGCCGCGGGCGCGCTGTTGTCCTTCGCGCTCTCCTTCGACGATTTCATCATCACCAACTTCAACGCGGGCTCGACCGTCACCTTCCCCATGTTCGTCTGGGGCTCGGCACAGCGCGGAACGCCCGTCCAGATCAATGTCATCGGTACGGCCATGTTCCTCGTCGCCGTACTGCTCGTGCTTTCCTCGATGCTTATCAGCAATCGCCGCAACAAGCAGAAGGCATAA